The DNA window TTTTTTCCACGATAATAACCATCTTTGGTGATATGGTGACGAATATGCCTTTCTCCACTAGTCGCATCGATAGAGATAGCGGGAGAAGTTAAGGCATCATGCGCACGGCGCATGTTTCTTTTGGATCGAGATTTACGTGATTTTTGGACTGCCATGAGGGCCCTCTTATATATAAGGAATTCTATAAAGAGGCATATTATGGGGGCTGATGGTCGAAAAAACAACCGGTGTTTTTATTTCACTTCAGCAACTTTTACTAAGTCCTGATACTTCAATAGCAATTGTTCACGGGTTTCTTTATGGTCAGGATTAACGACGATACAAGCTACCGGGCAAACCTCAACACACTGCGGGGCATCAAAATGACCCACACACTCTGTACATTGATGGAACTTAATTTCATAAATAAACTCACCCTGAATGATCGCGTCATTAGGGCATTCGGGCTCACAAACATCACAATTGATACAATCATCGGTTATTAATAAAGCCATCTCACCCCTGTTCTTAGCATTTTGTTTGTTTAAATTTGGTTTGTAAAGCCTCTGCGACAACTGCCGGGACAAACTGTGCCACATCGCCTCCGAGACCGGCAATTTCTCTGACTAAGTTAGCAGAGATAAAAGAATGCTGCTCGGCCGGAGTTAAAAATAAGGTTTCCAAATTAGGCATCATTTTCCGATTCATACTTGCTAATTGAAATTCATACTCAAAATCAGAAACTGCACGTAGACCGCGTAAAATGACGTGTGCGTTATATTCTTTCGCGCAATTGATTAACAAACCATCAAAACCATGTACCTGTACATTATTAAGATCGTTTAACGCTTGTTTAGCTAAATGGATGCGTTCATCCACAGAAAAAGCCGGTACTTTACTCGGATTCTTCGCCACCGCAACGATAACAGTTTCAAACAAACGTGCAGCACGTTGCACTAAATCAAGATGGCCATTGGTCATCGGATCAAAAGTTCCGGGATAGATTACTTTGATTTTCATGAGTGCATCATATTTTAGGGAGACCGAAAAAAAATCCTAAAAATATTAAACCACCTATCCAAGCATTATTCAAAAAAGCTTTAAAACACGCTTCAGGTTTTCGATCTTTAATTAAAAAATGTTGATAGATCAATAAAGCCACTACTAACACCAACATCACATAATAAACCCAATACACCTTTAAGTAGAAGCCGATAAGGCTTAATAATAAAACAAAGACTGTCTCTAAAATGGCAATAAAAACCACTTCACGCTGACCCAATGCCAGCGCACTGGATTTAATGCCCACGCGCCTGTCATCGTCTCTATCCACCATGGCGTAGATGGTATCATAAGCAACACACCAACCATAAGCGGCCAAAAATAATAACCAAGCAATAGCCGGTATTTTCCCGGTTTCTGCAGCAAAAGCCATTAAGATGGACCAAGCGCCAAATACGATCCCTAAAAATAATTGTGGCCATTCAATATAGCGTTTGGTAAACGGATAGATAGCCATCATGACCACGGCGATTCCGGCCAGCTCTATGGTTAAGTCATTCAATTGGTACACCACAAGAAACGCTAGTAAGCTTAAAACAAGTAATATAAGCACCGCTGCTTTCAAACTCACCGCACCGGTCGCTAACGGTCGATGTTGCGTTCTTGCCACAAAACCATCCAGATTTCTATCCGCAATATCATTCATCACACAACCGAGTGATCGTGTTAGCACCGCACCGATTATAAATAAAGCAAGGATTTTAAAATCTACGGCGCCCGCACTCGCAATCCATAACGCCCATAACGCAGGCCACAATAATAAAAATATCCCTATGGGTTGATGCAATCGAAGCAACGCAATATAAGCTCGCCAACGTGGTAGGTAGTTCATGCTGCTTATCGTATAATAGGATTAGCCACACTGCAAAGCATCGATAATGGGTATACTATATAAAATTTGATGATCTTCATTCACAAGGAGCGTTGTTCATGTTGAAAAAAATCAGGACTACGATTTGCTCACAGGCATTGGATTTTTGGCAAGGCATCGTGAAAATGAAGCGACCGGAGTGTATTAATAACCCTAAAGATTGCGAGTTAAACGACAATACAGACAAAAATTCAATGGTTAAGCGTATACTTTTCATTTTTTCAGGTTGCTTCCCTTTAGTAGCTAGTGCGTCTATTCCTGGATTTTATCTCTTAGGTCAACTCGGCACAGCCGACACACACCAAGAAGCAACTAATGCCGCTGCGCAATCTATTAATAGTAAAATGGCTTTCACCGGCCGCATCGCTGGCGGTTATCAATTTAATCAAAACGTCGCTTTTGAAATGGGTTACACGCGGTTTTCTGATGTTGATTTTTCCGGCGTCGGTGGTGTACCCGGCCAAAACGTTTCTTTAAGGGAAAAAGCTATTGATTTTATGGCTAAACCGATGTTACCTATTTCGAGTAATGTCAATCTTTATGCCAAATTAGGTTTAGCCTATCTTAAAGCAAATGGTTCTGCTCTCGTCAATGGTCGGAATTATCTAGGTTATTCCGATAGCTGGAATCCCAGTTTCGGTCTCGGTCTTAGCTATGATATTACACCGTTTGTACCGCTCGATTTAGCATGGACACGCATCCAAGGTGTCGGTGGTGGTAACAGCCTACCCAGTACCGATTTTTATTCGATAGGTTTAGCGTATTATTTTGGTTAACGCGTTGCATTGAAAATAGAGTTTAGCTTTATCTTTTATCTGTGCTTATCGTTTTTCATAAACTATTTTTTAACTGTTTAATCATTTATTATTAGGAGGCATTATGCAAAAAAGAAATACAACCGCCTTATTGCTGGTGAGTACAATGACTATTTTCAGCACGCAAAGTGTACATGCTGAAATGCCCGGTTTTTATGCCGGCGCACAAGTCGGTTATGCGAATAGTCATATCAATACGACTAATTTAGTCACGGTAAATAATGGAACGTCTCCGGTGCCGTTACCGGATCTG is part of the Candidatus Rickettsiella isopodorum genome and encodes:
- the ubiA gene encoding 4-hydroxybenzoate octaprenyltransferase, whose translation is MNYLPRWRAYIALLRLHQPIGIFLLLWPALWALWIASAGAVDFKILALFIIGAVLTRSLGCVMNDIADRNLDGFVARTQHRPLATGAVSLKAAVLILLVLSLLAFLVVYQLNDLTIELAGIAVVMMAIYPFTKRYIEWPQLFLGIVFGAWSILMAFAAETGKIPAIAWLLFLAAYGWCVAYDTIYAMVDRDDDRRVGIKSSALALGQREVVFIAILETVFVLLLSLIGFYLKVYWVYYVMLVLVVALLIYQHFLIKDRKPEACFKAFLNNAWIGGLIFLGFFFGLPKI
- the rpmF gene encoding 50S ribosomal protein L32, coding for MAVQKSRKSRSKRNMRRAHDALTSPAISIDATSGERHIRHHITKDGYYRGKKVLNVKE
- the coaD gene encoding pantetheine-phosphate adenylyltransferase, with the protein product MKIKVIYPGTFDPMTNGHLDLVQRAARLFETVIVAVAKNPSKVPAFSVDERIHLAKQALNDLNNVQVHGFDGLLINCAKEYNAHVILRGLRAVSDFEYEFQLASMNRKMMPNLETLFLTPAEQHSFISANLVREIAGLGGDVAQFVPAVVAEALQTKFKQTKC
- a CDS encoding YfhL family 4Fe-4S dicluster ferredoxin; translated protein: MALLITDDCINCDVCEPECPNDAIIQGEFIYEIKFHQCTECVGHFDAPQCVEVCPVACIVVNPDHKETREQLLLKYQDLVKVAEVK
- a CDS encoding outer membrane beta-barrel protein: MLKKIRTTICSQALDFWQGIVKMKRPECINNPKDCELNDNTDKNSMVKRILFIFSGCFPLVASASIPGFYLLGQLGTADTHQEATNAAAQSINSKMAFTGRIAGGYQFNQNVAFEMGYTRFSDVDFSGVGGVPGQNVSLREKAIDFMAKPMLPISSNVNLYAKLGLAYLKANGSALVNGRNYLGYSDSWNPSFGLGLSYDITPFVPLDLAWTRIQGVGGGNSLPSTDFYSIGLAYYFG